The following are from one region of the Nostoc cf. commune SO-36 genome:
- a CDS encoding aldo/keto reductase produces the protein MSGTTSNSEMLYRVLGSTGEKVSAIGLGGWHIALKHVDEQLAIRIVRTAIDRGITFMDNSWDYNGGVSEIRMGKALRDRYRDKVFLMTKIDGRSKKAAAKQLDESLQRLQVDCIDLVQHHEILRHEDPHRVFHEEGANAALIEAREAGKLRYIGFTGHKDPYVHLHMLEVAATNGFKFDTVQMPLNVMDAHYRSFAKLVMPELVKQNIGILGMKSLANGILLRSNTVTPIECLHYALNLPTSVVITGMDNMEILEQAFEAVRTFQPMNDEQVRSLLAKTAEAASRGEFEPFKTSSIFDSTAQNPDWLGEEPQRIQQLMSA, from the coding sequence ATGTCAGGAACTACATCAAATTCAGAAATGCTATACCGAGTTCTCGGCAGTACAGGAGAGAAAGTTTCTGCGATTGGATTGGGTGGTTGGCACATTGCTTTGAAGCACGTTGATGAGCAATTGGCGATCCGAATTGTGAGAACAGCCATTGATCGTGGCATCACCTTTATGGATAACAGTTGGGATTACAACGGTGGAGTCAGCGAGATTCGCATGGGGAAAGCGCTGCGCGATCGCTACCGAGATAAAGTATTCCTGATGACGAAAATCGATGGTCGCTCTAAAAAAGCAGCAGCAAAACAGCTAGACGAATCACTCCAACGCCTGCAAGTTGATTGCATCGATCTCGTTCAGCACCACGAAATCCTTCGACACGAAGACCCACATCGAGTTTTTCACGAAGAAGGGGCGAATGCTGCCTTAATTGAGGCACGGGAAGCTGGCAAACTTCGATATATTGGTTTCACTGGGCACAAAGACCCCTATGTTCATCTGCACATGCTGGAAGTTGCAGCCACTAACGGGTTTAAATTTGATACAGTGCAGATGCCGCTGAATGTGATGGATGCTCACTACCGGAGCTTTGCAAAGCTGGTTATGCCTGAATTGGTTAAACAAAACATCGGCATTTTGGGGATGAAAAGCTTGGCAAATGGTATTCTTTTACGGTCAAATACTGTAACGCCAATTGAATGTTTACACTATGCTTTGAATCTGCCCACATCGGTTGTAATTACCGGCATGGATAACATGGAGATTTTAGAGCAAGCTTTTGAAGCAGTGCGGACGTTCCAGCCAATGAATGACGAGCAAGTGCGATCGCTCTTAGCAAAAACGGCAGAAGCGGCATCACGGGGCGAGTTTGAGCCTTTCAAAACCTCATCAATTTTCGACAGCACAGCCCAAAATCCAGATTGGCTAGGAGAGGAACCACAGCGTATCCAGCAATTGATGTCAGCGTGA